GGCCAGGTGCTCGTGCCGACCGTCGTCGCCAAGCGTGAGGGCATCCTCGACGTCGAGCAGTACGACGGCGTGAACGTCGAGGACCTGTTCACGGACGACGAGGATGAGTCGAACGAGTCCGCGCTCGCGTCCGAGGCCGACCCGTCGACCGCGAACGCGTCCGACAAGCCTGCGGCCTCGGCCGCCGACGAGGAGCTGGTCGGGACGCGCTGACGCCACGTCCCACCCGCCTCCCGCTGAGTGCGGAGTAGTTGTCGTCGATACGACGTATCGACGACAACTACTCCGCACTCAGTGTTTCCCGGGAGGGGTCAGCGGTCCTTGGGCGTGAGCACCTCGAGGCGCTGGCGGTACTCGGTCTCGTCGATCTCGCCGCGCGCGTAGCGCTCGCCGAGGATCGAGACGGGGTCGGTGCCGCCGCGCCACGCGCCCGGCCCGCCGGGGTGCCCCCACGGTCCGCCGCGTCGTGCGCGACGCGCGAACAGGAAGATCACCGTGGCGAACAGCGCGAACCACAGCAGCGGGAAGACGAACCACCACGGCCCGGGGCCCCAGCCCGCACCGCCGTGGGCGAGGACGTCGGTCGTGGCTGTCGTGAGGGTCGTGAGCATGGGGGCCTCCTGGAGGGGCTGGTGACGGGTGACGGGTCGCCGCGTCCGGCCGCCGGGTGCGGCCTCGTCTCCAGGCTCCCGCGCGTTCCGCGCCACGTCGTCGGCCCGGGGATGTCTCCCGGGTACCCCGCTGGTACCGTCCTCGCCAGCCTGGGCGCCCTAGGACGTGGGCCCCGCCCAGCCCGGCCGCACGATCCCCGCCTCGTACGCCGCGACCACGAGCTGCGCCCGGTCGCGCGCCCGCAGCTTGGTCATGACGCGCGAGACGTGCGTCTTGACGGTCGACTCCGACAGGTACAGGGCCCGCGCGATCTCCTCGTTGGACAGTCCGCCCGCGACCTCGACGAGCACCTCGTGCTCGCGCGGCGTGAGGTCCGCGAGCCCGGGCAGGGGGTCGACGTCGCGCGTCGCGTCGGCCACGCGCGCGAGCAGCCGCCGCGTCACGGTCGGGGAGAGCAGCGCGTCGCCGCCCGCCGCGACCCGCACCGCGCGCACGAGGTCCGCGGGCTCGGTGTCCTTGACGAGGAACCCGCTCGCGCCGCCGCGGATCGCCTCGGTCACGTACTCGTCGAGCTCGAACGTCGTCACCACCACCACGTGCACGCCCGACGCCGCCGGGTCCGCCACGATCCGTCGGGTCGCCTCGAGCCCGTCGAGGCCGGGCATGCGGACGTCCATGAGCACGACGTCGGGCAGCAGGTCGAGCGCGAGCCGCACGGCGTCGTCACCCGTCGCGGCCTCGCCGACGACCTCGAGGTCCGGCTCGGAGTCGATGAGGGCGCGGAAGCCGCCGCGCACGAGCCTCTGGTCGTCGGCCAGCACGACGCGGATCATGGGCGCTCCTGGTGCGGGGGTGGTGGGTCGTCGGTCGCCGCGCGGGGGCGCGCGGTCTCGTCGAGAGGCGGTCCGTGCGCCGGTGGGGGCACGTCGCCCGTCTCCTGCCCGACGGCGTCGCGCGCCTCCCACGGGATCCTCGCCTCGACGACGAACCCGGCGGGGGGCCGGGGGCCGGCCGTGAGCGACCCGCCCGCGTCGGTCACGCGCTCGCGCATGCCCCGCAGGCCGTATCCCTCGGGCACCCGGTCGTCGTCCCCGCGCGGCCACGACGTGTCCGCCGCCCGGCCCGGGAGGGGCGCTCCGTCGTCGGACACCGTGACGACCAGGGT
This region of Oerskovia jenensis genomic DNA includes:
- a CDS encoding SHOCT domain-containing protein, whose protein sequence is MLTTLTTATTDVLAHGGAGWGPGPWWFVFPLLWFALFATVIFLFARRARRGGPWGHPGGPGAWRGGTDPVSILGERYARGEIDETEYRQRLEVLTPKDR
- a CDS encoding response regulator; translation: MIRVVLADDQRLVRGGFRALIDSEPDLEVVGEAATGDDAVRLALDLLPDVVLMDVRMPGLDGLEATRRIVADPAASGVHVVVVTTFELDEYVTEAIRGGASGFLVKDTEPADLVRAVRVAAGGDALLSPTVTRRLLARVADATRDVDPLPGLADLTPREHEVLVEVAGGLSNEEIARALYLSESTVKTHVSRVMTKLRARDRAQLVVAAYEAGIVRPGWAGPTS